One Candidatus Acidulodesulfobacterium ferriphilum genomic window, TACAAGTTAAATAATGACGCTAATAAATAAAACCGAATTAATGAAAAGATTTTATAATTATTTCTCTAAAGAAGAAAAAGCGGTTCTTCTGGTCGGGGATATGGGTTTTTCTGCTTTGGACGATTATTTTAAAAATCATCCTGACAGAGTATTTAATACAGGTATAACCGAACAGGCTACCATAAGTTTAGCCGCGGGCATGAGTATGACAGGTTTAAAACCTTTCATATACTCGCAGGCACATTTTATAACTATGAGGTGTTTTGAGCAGCTAAGGTATGATTTGGACGAACATAATATGCCCGTTAAAATAATAGGGGTTGGTGCCAATAATTATTTTGAAAAGCTTGGAAGATCGCACTGTGTGGATGAAGATGATAAGCTTGTGGTATCTGTTTTAAAAAACTTTATTATCATGGAGCCAACCGTCTATACCGTTGATAAAGATATTAAAAAATTTATTTCTTATAATAAGCCTGTTTATTTAAGATGTATTTAGTAATGGTTCAAATGCAATTTATTCTCTGCGGCATTAATTTATACAGAAGGATTTAAAGGACTTATATGAATAAGATACTTGTCGTAAAAATGGGTTTATCGGAAACTCTTGATAACGAAAGAGGAAAAACAGTAAGCCTTGGAGATGTGTTAAGATGCACGGTTATTTTAGAACCTTTAAAAAAGACCTACCCAAGTTCTTCTATAGCATGGCTTGTTTCAAACGAAGCATTTCCATTGCTTAAAGATAATTCCGATATTGATAGAATTATGGTCTGGGACGAATTTATGCCTTTTGCATTAATGCGTGAAAGGTTTGATATGGTAATAAATCTCGAAAAAATTAACGGTGTAAGTGCTCTCGCCGATATGATGGATGCCCCAGAAAAGCTGGGTTTTAGATTTAATCCTTCAACAGGGGAATTTGATACATACCTGAGGTC contains:
- a CDS encoding transketolase, translating into MTLINKTELMKRFYNYFSKEEKAVLLVGDMGFSALDDYFKNHPDRVFNTGITEQATISLAAGMSMTGLKPFIYSQAHFITMRCFEQLRYDLDEHNMPVKIIGVGANNYFEKLGRSHCVDEDDKLVVSVLKNFIIMEPTVYTVDKDIKKFISYNKPVYLRCI